GAGACAAAGCAGATCGAAGGGACGGTTCCAGAGGGTACGGTGCAATGGGCAGATGACCAAGATGAGTCTCGCGACTTCCCAGCAACCGTGAAGGCGATAGACCCAGCCGGCAATGAAGCAAGTGAACCAATCAATGTAACCGTGCTTCGCGACACAGACGGTGACGGCCAAGCAGACAAAAACGATGAAGATGACGACAACGACGGCATTCCAGATAAGGACGATGATGCATCGAAAGTATGGGACGGCCTCGATGCTAAAACCACTGATACCACCGCAACTAACGGCCAAGAAGTGCCTGCTAATACTAAGGTGGTCACTCCAAATAAACCTGGTGCTAAGGTGACTACTCCAACTCCAGTTGATGGCCTGTCAGTTGACGAGAACGGTAATTTAGTAGGCACACCAAACGTGGACTTCCAACCAGGTGAAAGCGAAAAAGTCGTTGAAATCCCTGTTGAAATTAGCTCAACTGGCACTGGACAAAAAGATAGTCAAGGCCAACCAACTGACGAGGCTATCCAACGGACCGTCAAAGTGACCGTAACCAATCCAAATCCAGCTGAAACACCAGCGGAATCTAGCGTTGAAGTGACGCCTAAGTCACAAAACGCTCTGGAAGGTAAAGACATCACCCCAGTGACGCCGCAAGCGGACAATGTCCCAGAAGGCGGCTCTGTTAAGGTAACGATCGATGGCCAAGACACTTATCCAGGTCTGACCGTTGATCCAGAATCCGGCCAAGTGACCGGCCAACCAGAAATCACCGACTGGGCGCCTGAAGAAGAAACTCGGACCATTACGGTAACCGCTGAAGTTCAAGACAAGGATGGCAATCCAGTTCGTGATGGCGATGGTAATCCAGTTAAGGCTGAATCGACCATCACCATTTACCGCGACACCGACAAGGATGGCCAACCTGACAAGGATACGGGTATGCCTCAAGATCCAAACAATCCTAGTGTCCCAGGCATCAACCAAGGCGACAAGGACGATGACAACGATGGCTGGACCGACCAAGATGAAAAAGATCGCGGCACCGATCCAAAAGATGAAACTGACTTCCCTCAAGTGACCGAACCCGACGCTGAAAATGAACCAGGTAAGGACACGACAACAGTTACCGGCAAGACCACGCCAAACACCGATGTGGAAGTCAAAGACAAGGACGGTAACACCATCGGCACCGGGACTTCCGACGAAAACGGCAAGGTCACTATCGATGTGCCTAAGCAAAATCCTGGCGACAAGGTGACCATCACCCCAGGTAAGAAGGATGACCAAGGTAACTTTAAGCCAGTTACTGACGACCAAGGTAAGCCTCAAGGCGGCGCTGAAACGGTAGTCAAGGAAACCCCACAAATCACCAATCCAGGGGCTAAGAACGATCCCGATTCAGACCAAACTAAGGTGACCGGTAAGACCACTGTTCCAAATTCCACCGTTGAAGTTAAAGACAAGGACGGCAATACTATCGGCACCGGTACCTCTGATGAAAACGGCGACTTTACTATCGACGTCCCTCGTCAAAACCCAGGCGACAAGGTTTCTGTCATCCCATCTAAGGACTACACCAACCCAGACGGCTCAACAGAAACACGGACCGGCGACCCTGTGGAAACCACCGTTACTGAAGACGCTCCAGCTGTAGTCAGTGTCGAAGTCACACCAAAATCACAAAACGCTCTGGAAGGTAAGGACATTACCCCAGTGACCCCACAAGCGGACAATGTCCCAGAAGGTGGAAGCGTTAAAGTGACCATCGATGGTAAAGACACTTATCCAGGTCTAACCGTGGACCCAGAAACTGGTCAAGTGACCGGTCAACCACAAATTACTGACTGGGCGCCTGAAGAAGAAACCCGGACCATTACCGTTGAAGTTTCTGTCCTAGATAAGGACGGCAAGCCTGTCACTGATACAGACGGTAACCCTGTGACCGCTGAATCAACCATCACCGTTTACCGCGACACCGATAAGGATGGCCAACCTGACAAGGATACGGGTATGCCTCAAGATCCAAACAATCCAAATGTTCCAGGCATCGACCAAGGCGACAAGGACGATGACAACGACGGCTGGACTGATAAAGAGGAAAAAGACCGCGGTACCGATCCGAAAAATGAAGACAGCTTCCCACGTGTTACCGAACCAGGTGCTGAAAACCAACCTGGCCAAGACACCACTACAGTAACTGGCAAGACTACGCCAAATACCGATGTGGAAGTCAAGGATAAGGATGGCAATACTATCGGCACTGGTACGTCAGATGAAGACGGTAATATTAAGATCGATGTACCAAAACAAAATCCTGGTGACAAGATTAGTATTGTCCCTGGTAAGAAGGATGACCAAGGCAACTTCAAGCCTGTCAAAGACGACAATGGCAATCCTCAAGGTGGCGCCGAAACGGTCGTTAAGGAAACCCCTCAAATTACCAATCCAGGGGCTAAGAACGAGCCTGACTCAGACAAGACCACTGTCACCGGTAAGACCACCGTTCCAAATACGACCATTGAAGTCAAAGACAAGGACGGTAACACCATTGGTACCGGCACTTCTGACGATAATGGCGACTTTACCATCGAAGTGCCTCGTCAAGGAAATGGTGACACGATCACAATCATCCCATCGAAGGACTATACTAATCCAGATGGCACTGTCGAAACACGAACCGGCGACCCTGTGAAAACCACGGTGACTTCAACTGGCCGTCCAAGCGTTAAACAAGACAAGGACATCTACGAGCCTGAATATCAACCAGGTTCCGGTCAACCAGGCGACAAGGTTGAAATCGGTGAACCTATCTTTAGAGACGAAGATGGCAAGGTGGTCAATCCACCAGCTGGCACCAGCTTCCAACCCGGCGCTGGCGAAACCGGCATCACGGTTGACCCTGAAACTGGTCATGTCACTGTAGACGTTCCTGCAGATGCTAAACCAGGCGATAAGATTGAAAAATCAGTCACCGTCACCTATCCTGATGGTTCAAGTGAAACAGTAACTGTTACGGTTACGGTAGAAGAAAAAGACGGCAGTGGTGTGACACCAGTTCCAACACCTCAACCTCAACCTGAACCACAACCAGAAGAACAGCCTGAAGTTGAAGATGAAGTAAGACCTGATCCAGAGCCAGAATCCAATGACGACCCTGTTAAAGCAGACGATAAGACTGTTTCAGTTAAGACTCAAACTCCTGCAAAGGAAGATAAGAGCAAGACTCAAGCAGCGCCTGCCCAAGTGCATACCCAACTGCCTCAAACCGGCGCAGTTGCAGGGTTAGCAAACTCATTAGCTCTAGCTCTGATTGGAACTGGTTCCATCCTGGCTTTAGGTAAAAAGAAAAAAGAAGACTAGTCAATGTTATGCATGTTTTCTTGTTAAGTAAAAGTTAAATAAACTATTTCACCAGGAATGATATTCTTCATTCCTGGTTTTTTAATTTGTTAAAAAAGCAGATGATTTTATATTTTATTAGAGAATTTTATAAAGAATTAATGTAAAATATCTACACGATGTACTATTCTCATAATAATTGTTTTGTATCTTACTAATTTTTAAGGTAAAATAAATAATATCTACAATTTGAATAATTCAGAGTATAAACGATGAGAACTGTATATTTTTGTTGCTTTATTTATATTCATAGAAGAACTATAAATAAGACAGGAGTTGTTTATTTAATTTATAATTTATCTTATTTTTATATGGAAACTATGAGCACATAGTTTTATTTTTTTGATTTATTCATAAAAGTACATTGATGTTATGATTTATTGGAGGAGCAAAATGGAGAGAAACTATAAATATGCAATCCGTAAGACCACATTGGGTGTTGCGAGTGTTGCTATCGCAGCTTTTTTAGCAGGACAAGGACAAGAAGTCCAGGCAGCTGAAAATCATGCAATGAGCCATTTAAATGAAAACACAAATTCTTTAGCAGAAGATTTTGTCGAAACTAGTGGATTCGATGTTTCACCAAGTTCAGTAGATAGTACTACAACGGAAGTAGCGACGGCAGATAATCTAACAAATGAAGGCTCAACTGCAGAAACTGTAGCAGCTCCAGCAGCTGCAGAGTTAGCCCCAGCAGAAGGAGTAGCTAACGGAGTTAATGCGACAGCAGAAAAAGAAACGCTTCGAGACGGAGTAGCCAAAAATGAAGATGGAAAGGTAAAGACAGATAAAGAAAATTCAGTATCTGCTGATGAAAATCAAGTTGGCAATTATAGGGTATCTGATCTTGCTAATAATGGAATTAGTGGAAGCTTTACCGCAGAAACAGTTGGGACGACCAAAGAAGGGGTTACTGTAAAAGTTGTTAACCCATCCTACTCTTTTCCGGAAGGAAAAAGAAGAAAATTTGGTATCCAGATTGATATCGATAGAGAGAAATCCCAAAGAACCTATAATGGTGTCTATGTCACGGATAACCAAAGAGGTGCGCCAGTTGATGGTCAGACTAACGGAGAAATTATAAAACCTAACCAGGATCCGGATTTCTCTGGGGTGAACTATCCAACTACTCTAGAACAAGAAAGTAATATTTCTGCTGACGTTTCAAAAGGTAGACAAACGGAAATTAATATTAGTACTGGAAAAGGCTTCCTAGCTGATCTGAACAAGGTTGGTAATAATAAAACAAATATTGCCTGGAAGTCGCAATATACCGAAGATAATCCGAACCAAAAAATGTTCACAGGTGAAAATTTCGGGGCGGGCTTCTCAGTAAACCCTTATCCTAATGAGAACAAAAAACTTTCTATCATTCAGGTCGTGGGCGATACGACGGTTGATAAGGTGCCGGTAAAGGGGCAATATGTCAAAACAGGCGCTAGAATTGGAAATCTAGATCCAGAAGACTATACCCGAGTCACGTCAGAGGTCTATCATCCTGACGGGACAGTAGTAGATCCTAGTGAAGCCCGGGCGATATTAGTTAGCCCAGCTAATAAGTCAGCGCTCGCTGTGGCCATGGGAGTAGATGAATCTACTCTTACAGAAGGCGATATTGTTTTCAAGATGCCTAAGGGTGCTCTGGAAGACCCTGAATCTATCTTCAATAATAAACGTTTTGAAGGTATCCAAAGTTTACGAGCAGAATTCTTTGCCAGACCGCGTACGGCTGAAGAATTTACAGCGATCGTTAATGAAGTCAATGCAATTCAAGGATATGAAGATAAATACTACGTTGGTACTGATGCTGGTACCCAGGTTATCATTCATAATGGTCAAGAGGTAAAAATCGATAAGCAAGGTATCGCAAGATATGACCACTACAACAGCCTGGGTGAGATCACGGTTCACCTGGATGATACCCGCTTTTATGAGCAGACCTTTAACCGCATCCAGTCCGAAGACGATACGGCTTATTCGAATGCTTTAAGACCCGGTCAGTCTATTACTCTCAAAATTAATTCACCTTCAGGTAAGTTAGAAGGCGTGGATCCTTCTTCTAAAAATTATGAAGAAATGGAGGCAGCACGGGTAGAGGGTCTAACCAAAGGAAGTTTTATCGAGGAATTTAAAAAAGAAGCAGAAGCTAAGGGTTGGAAAATAGAAACAACACCTGGTAATCCATCAGAGTTTACCGTCATTGCACCCACCACTGCGAATCCAGGGGATACCATGTATTTACCTGTTGTCTATACCTACACCAACGGTTCGACTGACAATCATAATTTCTACTTTGTTGTTAAAGATTCTGATAACAACAAACCGGAGTACCATGCTAAGGCAGGCTTTCAGGGAGATAAGCTCACTTTAACTCCTGAAATATCCGACAATCCAAATAAACTTAAACCGATATCCTTTGAGTTAGTTCCTAATGAACAGGGAGAATATATTTATAAGGATGACAAGGGTAATGTTTGGACAGATGTAACCATTAACTCTCAAACTGGAGAAGTAACCGCTGTAGTTCCAGAAAACACGGACATTATAGGTGGTGAAATACTGCATGTTCCAGTAAAGGCTAATTATATAGCTCCGATTACTGGCGAAAAGAGAGTAGAAACCGTTAAAGCTCAATTCATCGCCCGTCCCAAGTACAAAGCGACTGTGACCCATGAGACAACCAAGGAGATACCTTTCGATTCACGTGAGGAATATGACGAGAGTCTGCCTCTTGGCGTGATCAAGATTGAACTTCCAGGAACGCCTGGTCAATCCAAGTTAACCTTTGAACAGGTTGTTATCAATGGCGTTAAAGGCCATTACGATGACCAAGGGCAATTTGTCGAGGGCTTAAAGAAGGTCACTGAAACCAAGATACTTGACCCTGTTGATCGCTTAGTAAAGGTAGGAGTCAAGCCAGCAGTTAATCGTATCACTATTCCGATGACGACCGAATATATTGTGGATCCTACGCTTAAGGTAGGTCAAGAAATCATGGAGAAAGGTCAAAACGGTGAAGTGACTGTCAAAACCGTAAGAGATCCGAAAACAGGCGAAGTGAAAATCACTCAAGAAGTGACTAGTCCAATGCAACCGCGTAAGATTCGCGTTGCACCGTACCAACACATTAATGATATCCCATATGAAACGACCGTGATCACTGACAATAACTTGCCAGCAGGCGAAAAAGTCGTTGAGCAAGAAGGGATTGTCGGTAAGACCGAAACGAGAGTCACCCCAGCGCAAATTGCTGATTTAGATGAGCTTAATGATTACCTTACCAATGGCGATGTAGACGGTGGCTTTTTGAAGAATGGAGAAATCAACTACGACAAGATCGCCAAATTCATGGTAGAAAAAGGCTATTGGGATAAAACTCTCTACAACAAAAACGCAAAGGTATTTGAGGAAATTGATCTTGGAAATGGTGAAATCTATAGAGAAGAATGGGAAGAAGCTCAATATGACGGCAAGTCTATCGATCAGTTATTAGATATTGACAAAAAGAATGGTCCGCAGGGCAAGATTCTTATTCCGGGTAGAGTGACGACAAAGGATATCACCAAAAAACAAGATCAAATCATTAAGGTCGGCACCAAGACTACCGGAACCGTTGTCGATACCGATGAAATTCCATTCAAATATAAAGTGGAATTCGATCCGGATTTCTACAAGAACTATCCTGACGCGACCAAAAACTATAAGATCGTAACCCCAGGACAAGCCGGGTCCAATAAGAAGACCTGGACCATTGAGAACTCCAAGGTCGTAGGCGAGCCGCTTGTCGAAACGGTAGCCCCAGTCAATGCAGTCATCAAGGTGGGCCAAAAAGATTACACCGGCAGCTTTGAAACCGTGGACAAGGATCCAATTCCTTATGAGACTGAATATATCGTCGACAATACCCTTGAACCTGGTAAAGAAGTGGTCGAAAATCCAGGTGAACTCGGTGAGAAGACCACCACAACCACCCACACCATCCAAAATGGTCAGGTGACCGCTTCAACCCCAGGTCAAAGTATTCAAACTAAGGATCCAGTCAAACGGGTGGTCCGCATTGGGGCTAAGTCCAACGGTAGCTACCAAGTGACGGAACCCATCCCATTCCAAGTGGAAGTTAAGAAGGATCCAAGTTTGAAGAAGGGCGAATACAAGCTTGAAACCCCAGGTAAGCCAGGTAGTCAAACCAAGACCCTGACTATCGAAAACTCGCAAGTGACCGCTACTTCTGAACCAATTATCAATGAACAACCAACTAACGCCGTAGTTCTAGTGGGTGACCAAGACTTCACCGGCAAAGTCAGCCACGATGTCACTGAAAAAGTGCCTTTCCCAATCAAGATTGTTGAAGATCCGACCATGGATAAGGGCACTTACCATGTCGACCAAGAAGGCGTTCCAGGTTCTAAGACCACGACTTATACCCAAGCCATCAAGAATGGGACAGCGGATGGCGCCCTGACTTCAACTGTCAAAGCGGAAAGCGCGCCTCAAGAACACATTATTCGTGTTGGCACCAAGCCTTTAACTGGCTCTACCACTGTGATGACCACCAACCAAAAACCATTCGATGTGGAAATCGAATACGACAATACGAAGCCTGCTGGAAGCGTTGAAGTCGTGCCAAACACAGGGGTGCCAGGTGAAGAAAGCAAGACCACTCCAGTGACCGCTCAAGATGGCACGGTCACTCCAGGCACCACGACTACAACTGAGACCAAGGCGCCTGTCAATAAGAAGATTATTGTGGGGACCCAAGGCTATAACGGCGAGTTCAGCCACGAGTACACCAATGTGGTGCCTTTTGAAACCGAAGTTGAAGTCGACCCAAGTCTGACTCCAAATGCAGTGGTTGAAGTTCAAAAAGGCCAACTAGGCGAAACGACCACCAAGGTGACCCAAACCATCACCAA
This genomic stretch from Aerococcus mictus harbors:
- a CDS encoding G5 domain-containing protein gives rise to the protein MERNYKYAIRKTTLGVASVAIAAFLAGQGQEVQAAENHAMSHLNENTNSLAEDFVETSGFDVSPSSVDSTTTEVATADNLTNEGSTAETVAAPAAAELAPAEGVANGVNATAEKETLRDGVAKNEDGKVKTDKENSVSADENQVGNYRVSDLANNGISGSFTAETVGTTKEGVTVKVVNPSYSFPEGKRRKFGIQIDIDREKSQRTYNGVYVTDNQRGAPVDGQTNGEIIKPNQDPDFSGVNYPTTLEQESNISADVSKGRQTEINISTGKGFLADLNKVGNNKTNIAWKSQYTEDNPNQKMFTGENFGAGFSVNPYPNENKKLSIIQVVGDTTVDKVPVKGQYVKTGARIGNLDPEDYTRVTSEVYHPDGTVVDPSEARAILVSPANKSALAVAMGVDESTLTEGDIVFKMPKGALEDPESIFNNKRFEGIQSLRAEFFARPRTAEEFTAIVNEVNAIQGYEDKYYVGTDAGTQVIIHNGQEVKIDKQGIARYDHYNSLGEITVHLDDTRFYEQTFNRIQSEDDTAYSNALRPGQSITLKINSPSGKLEGVDPSSKNYEEMEAARVEGLTKGSFIEEFKKEAEAKGWKIETTPGNPSEFTVIAPTTANPGDTMYLPVVYTYTNGSTDNHNFYFVVKDSDNNKPEYHAKAGFQGDKLTLTPEISDNPNKLKPISFELVPNEQGEYIYKDDKGNVWTDVTINSQTGEVTAVVPENTDIIGGEILHVPVKANYIAPITGEKRVETVKAQFIARPKYKATVTHETTKEIPFDSREEYDESLPLGVIKIELPGTPGQSKLTFEQVVINGVKGHYDDQGQFVEGLKKVTETKILDPVDRLVKVGVKPAVNRITIPMTTEYIVDPTLKVGQEIMEKGQNGEVTVKTVRDPKTGEVKITQEVTSPMQPRKIRVAPYQHINDIPYETTVITDNNLPAGEKVVEQEGIVGKTETRVTPAQIADLDELNDYLTNGDVDGGFLKNGEINYDKIAKFMVEKGYWDKTLYNKNAKVFEEIDLGNGEIYREEWEEAQYDGKSIDQLLDIDKKNGPQGKILIPGRVTTKDITKKQDQIIKVGTKTTGTVVDTDEIPFKYKVEFDPDFYKNYPDATKNYKIVTPGQAGSNKKTWTIENSKVVGEPLVETVAPVNAVIKVGQKDYTGSFETVDKDPIPYETEYIVDNTLEPGKEVVENPGELGEKTTTTTHTIQNGQVTASTPGQSIQTKDPVKRVVRIGAKSNGSYQVTEPIPFQVEVKKDPSLKKGEYKLETPGKPGSQTKTLTIENSQVTATSEPIINEQPTNAVVLVGDQDFTGKVSHDVTEKVPFPIKIVEDPTMDKGTYHVDQEGVPGSKTTTYTQAIKNGTADGALTSTVKAESAPQEHIIRVGTKPLTGSTTVMTTNQKPFDVEIEYDNTKPAGSVEVVPNTGVPGEESKTTPVTAQDGTVTPGTTTTTETKAPVNKKIIVGTQGYNGEFSHEYTNVVPFETEVEVDPSLTPNAVVEVQKGQLGETTTKVTQTITNGVPGEKVVSDPVQTKAPVNRKIKVGAKTEGVHTYTEDLPFNYTVEYDPAIQAGKYEIVTPGTVGSRTTEWPITNSVVGQGKVIQETPATNALIKVGNKDFTGQVSHTETVPVPNTVEIRYNPNVKAGETKVLEAGKPGSVDVTYSQVIKNGQAEGDLVKTEANRVEPVNRVIEVGTQPVSGTETPIQQDVPVEVEYVYDNTKDKGFVQAGQVTPGKTQSKVISKVVDGQVVNTVENVVTSAKQQIIVGTKDYTGNFEYKDTDVIPNHTQVTINPNLAPNEIKVVEAGNTGLKERTVRQSFTNGKLGEQVLGDYTTVREPKDRVIEIGAKTTGSFKDTDTIPFEVEVKYDPSLKKGEWKYANVNGVDQRGVSGIKERTITIENSKVSNVSDFTTTKAPQKAVILVGNEDLTGNFTTVDKDSVPFEVEYKVDPNLAPGTEVVDQEGVLGEAETPTTHTIVNGQVTESTPGETKQTKAPVKKIVRIGAKTDGSYTHTEEIPFKVVVEVDPSLNKGEYKVETPGQVGQKTTTVTIENSQVVGSPNAVVTKEAVTEVIKVGDKDFTGQVSHTEHFETAFKVIVRRNEALKPGQVKTVQEGVKGSYDVTFTQKIKNGQADGPLQADRHNEVAALDHIIEVGPDCPICPVPGQPDQPGQDKPNEDKPDDKPTPGGHSPEGEDPETPNPGEPNPGTDTPENPSSSDDKPGNDRPGGQTSEDPKPTDKPGGSSSNGLVPGENDPSGDNTPDNPRPGNGIADGEVSTDKSSGGDSPTDKLINDESAHDLVSSATLNPASQKDSSTACTEPVQVASVLPQTGAVASVTGVGLSLLLAGLGCLKLDCKKKN
- a CDS encoding Ig-like domain-containing protein, with protein sequence MVGKNNFQVKKEKQSNKFYRYSIKRLSVGVASVAVAAGLLFMGDAAVVQAAAVEEATVSEEVEPVAKEESPVVEEIPVNEEAKEIEKFSTSGETTSEEAETSITSESSENLPEEANDVAPENLKEASPSSENRVVSYSTPVENQPEAETTASDSPEVNATNPEASVSGEDATSNAVTNEDSESEPSISSTTENDERPNTSARSVDINEVEDNAIYSPGQKGDKQSYSGTVYVYRHNSLADVGDETLPGVNVYLQWVDSDGYVSNVYKTTSRPDGTFTFNFQQPEVDQFGNVHHFQLAGNGDFAIRTWVENPNPEKYNIVKPGDQKYGFHTRLSRTNETWDFTAGINRIVDGQVALQEKILMNDWLVKPRDQWTTSPNQDGIWPKVGNYGTVRGNVWYENGDPMGSVAAGWKKDSWDVNATGTKVVASYVNDEVARRFDAWKEANPNAGLEDFRAAQENIIREYEAENGTGSHIAETVVGTVDSDGEYYIPFRGLYGISPYQQNSGTRISYTISDEEYGQLVRDEDVNHSNLMQWNGTIGQKHRHINTDYMYVAPLIDNYAIWGNTSQNNMFAPLTNSAIAPILVNNLASDNISNVNFAALAAQPLHDIKKFDNQNNFAKPGQEVQNETAGLLPNQQYKVRWFKDGKAIGEATVVNSNEVGRIGSIPMTVPADLAAPANYSSAVFYGNSDADDLSEALAADSFIAAPGVNYHPIEVTAGEEAKTDTPKFTDKDGNEYEPNYQGQRAPKYEYVERIVTTDSNDQIRVEYKPLETVNVDGQDIQVSVDPNTGVVTVPASETAKLKPGQKVVVPVSVAFDNGLRLSADAEITIKDDRQDQDKFQPNYVPEEAEFGKNFTGQQPNFKQVDLEGKETDVDFSNVPLSKDPAKPAFSITTPTNGATINPETGVITIPAEETSKVPGQTIEVPVTVTYEDGTTDQVTAQVNVTAPDVIDRSEDPNAPVPQGYHKVDFKAGEGVASLSENKVYHVKDGAVLTADHYPTAQPAEGYENPTWDVQPGTAIKADQTITATATKTVVPDTTAPTITVSAKDIQATEGQAIDPVSVTTDDPEATVTVDGLPEGLTYNPETKQIEGTVPEGTVQWADDQDESRDFPATVKAIDPAGNEASEPINVTVLRDTDGDGQADKNDEDDDNDGIPDKDDDASKVWDGLDAKTTDTTATNGQEVPANTKVVTPNKPGAKVTTPTPVDGLSVDENGNLVGTPNVDFQPGESEKVVEIPVEISSTGTGQKDSQGQPTDEAIQRTVKVTVTNPNPAETPAESSVEVTPKSQNALEGKDITPVTPQADNVPEGGSVKVTIDGQDTYPGLTVDPESGQVTGQPEITDWAPEEETRTITVTAEVQDKDGNPVRDGDGNPVKAESTITIYRDTDKDGQPDKDTGMPQDPNNPSVPGINQGDKDDDNDGWTDQDEKDRGTDPKDETDFPQVTEPDAENEPGKDTTTVTGKTTPNTDVEVKDKDGNTIGTGTSDENGKVTIDVPKQNPGDKVTITPGKKDDQGNFKPVTDDQGKPQGGAETVVKETPQITNPGAKNDPDSDQTKVTGKTTVPNSTVEVKDKDGNTIGTGTSDENGDFTIDVPRQNPGDKVSVIPSKDYTNPDGSTETRTGDPVETTVTEDAPAVVSVEVTPKSQNALEGKDITPVTPQADNVPEGGSVKVTIDGKDTYPGLTVDPETGQVTGQPQITDWAPEEETRTITVEVSVLDKDGKPVTDTDGNPVTAESTITVYRDTDKDGQPDKDTGMPQDPNNPNVPGIDQGDKDDDNDGWTDKEEKDRGTDPKNEDSFPRVTEPGAENQPGQDTTTVTGKTTPNTDVEVKDKDGNTIGTGTSDEDGNIKIDVPKQNPGDKISIVPGKKDDQGNFKPVKDDNGNPQGGAETVVKETPQITNPGAKNEPDSDKTTVTGKTTVPNTTIEVKDKDGNTIGTGTSDDNGDFTIEVPRQGNGDTITIIPSKDYTNPDGTVETRTGDPVKTTVTSTGRPSVKQDKDIYEPEYQPGSGQPGDKVEIGEPIFRDEDGKVVNPPAGTSFQPGAGETGITVDPETGHVTVDVPADAKPGDKIEKSVTVTYPDGSSETVTVTVTVEEKDGSGVTPVPTPQPQPEPQPEEQPEVEDEVRPDPEPESNDDPVKADDKTVSVKTQTPAKEDKSKTQAAPAQVHTQLPQTGAVAGLANSLALALIGTGSILALGKKKKED